In a single window of the Candidatus Rokuibacteriota bacterium genome:
- a CDS encoding glutamine synthetase family protein: MADQADPKGLEALIRKGAVDTVLTVFPDGLGRLMGKRVVGRYFLDHVLGDGVHACIYLFTVDMEMEPLPGFTLTSWERGYGDMKMVPELATWRLIPWLPKTALVFCDVYTEEGLPIEESPRWVLKRQIERTRKRGWLVKTASELELYLFRESFDEARAKRYHGLTPVSNYLEDYHILQTSKEEPLVRAIRNGMEEARVPVEFSKGEWGRGQEEINLRYAPALEMADRHVLYKHGVKEITWQQGGSVTFMAKYDMGAAGSSFHLHSSVWDRSGKRSLFAGRGRQGTPLFQQWLAGQMAMAREFAYFYAPTINAYKRYQAGSFAPTRIAAGWDNRTCGFRLCGEGHSFRVENRIPGADANPYLAFAATIAAGLHGIDKKLKPPRLYDGNAYEDPKLRQVPKTLREALDELERSKLAREAFGETVVKHYLHHGRLEQQAFDQSVTDWELVRLFERI; encoded by the coding sequence GTGGCCGACCAGGCGGACCCGAAGGGGCTCGAGGCGCTCATTCGTAAGGGCGCGGTAGACACCGTGCTGACGGTGTTCCCCGACGGGCTCGGCCGCCTCATGGGCAAGCGTGTCGTCGGCCGCTACTTCCTCGATCACGTTCTGGGCGACGGCGTCCACGCCTGCATCTATCTCTTCACGGTGGACATGGAGATGGAGCCCCTGCCGGGCTTCACGCTCACGTCATGGGAACGTGGCTACGGCGACATGAAGATGGTGCCGGAGTTGGCGACGTGGCGCCTGATCCCGTGGCTGCCCAAGACGGCGCTGGTCTTCTGTGACGTCTATACCGAGGAGGGCCTGCCCATCGAGGAGTCGCCGCGCTGGGTGCTCAAGCGGCAGATCGAGCGGACGCGCAAGCGCGGCTGGCTGGTCAAGACCGCATCGGAGCTCGAGCTCTACCTCTTCCGCGAGTCCTTCGACGAGGCGCGGGCCAAGCGCTACCACGGCCTGACGCCGGTCTCCAACTACCTCGAGGACTACCACATCCTCCAGACCTCCAAGGAGGAGCCGCTGGTGCGCGCCATCCGGAACGGCATGGAGGAGGCGCGCGTGCCGGTGGAATTCTCGAAGGGCGAGTGGGGCCGGGGGCAGGAGGAGATCAACCTCCGCTACGCGCCCGCGCTCGAGATGGCCGACCGCCACGTGCTCTACAAGCACGGCGTCAAGGAGATCACCTGGCAGCAGGGCGGCTCGGTCACCTTCATGGCGAAGTACGACATGGGCGCCGCGGGCTCGTCCTTCCACCTCCACTCCTCGGTGTGGGACCGCTCGGGCAAGCGCAGCCTCTTCGCCGGCCGCGGGCGGCAGGGGACGCCGTTGTTCCAGCAGTGGCTGGCGGGGCAGATGGCGATGGCGCGCGAGTTCGCCTACTTCTACGCGCCGACCATCAATGCCTACAAGCGCTACCAGGCGGGCTCGTTCGCGCCCACGCGCATCGCGGCGGGCTGGGACAACCGCACCTGCGGCTTCCGCCTCTGCGGGGAAGGGCACAGCTTCCGCGTGGAGAATCGCATCCCGGGCGCCGACGCCAATCCGTATCTCGCGTTCGCCGCGACGATCGCCGCGGGTCTCCACGGGATCGACAAGAAGCTCAAGCCGCCCAGGCTCTACGACGGCAACGCCTACGAGGACCCGAAGCTCCGCCAGGTGCCCAAGACGCTCCGGGAAGCCCTTGACGAGCTCGAGCGGTCGAAGCTGGCGCGCGAGGCTTTCGGCGAGACCGTCGTCAAGCACTACCTCCACCACGGCCGCCTCGAGCAGCAGGCCTTCGACCAGTCCGTCACCGACTGGGAGCTGGTCAGGCTCTTCGAGAGGATCTAG